One Hyphomicrobiales bacterium genomic window carries:
- a CDS encoding arsenate reductase (azurin) small subunit: MADDKSTSRGAGAAAGIGRRSFLKAGAFGLAAGLGAAAARPGAAANPTFPVTEIAAIADLEVGAEVVFEYPDENSPAVLLRLAGPAEGGVGPNESIVAYSLLCTHKGCPVQFLADRQMLICPCHFSSFDAAKSGRIVIGQATEALPQISLKVQDGKVQAVGVKGLIYGRHTNIL; encoded by the coding sequence ATGGCGGATGATAAATCGACGTCTCGGGGAGCCGGCGCGGCTGCGGGCATCGGGCGCCGCAGTTTCCTCAAGGCCGGTGCGTTCGGGCTGGCGGCCGGGCTCGGTGCCGCCGCCGCGCGACCGGGCGCAGCCGCGAACCCGACGTTTCCGGTGACCGAGATCGCGGCGATCGCCGATCTCGAGGTCGGCGCGGAGGTGGTTTTCGAATATCCGGACGAGAACTCGCCCGCCGTGCTCCTGAGGCTCGCGGGGCCCGCCGAAGGCGGTGTCGGTCCCAACGAGAGTATCGTCGCCTATTCGCTGCTCTGCACTCACAAGGGCTGCCCCGTGCAGTTCCTCGCAGATCGCCAGATGCTGATCTGTCCCTGTCATTTCTCGAGCTTCGATGCCGCCAAGTCCGGGCGTATCGTCATCGGTCAGGCAACCGAAGCGCTGCCGCAGATCAGCCTCAAGGTCCAGGACGGCAAAGTCCAGGCCGTCGGTGTCAAAGGGCTGATCTACGGGCGCCACACCAATATCCTCTAG
- a CDS encoding cobalamin-binding protein — translation MTDEPQIVPPKDWESRVPAGWEWQTLWEAVESGDHKYADKRVREAIDAGIDAKVILDDGLFPGFNVQGDRFSAQIIFIPEMLITARAMKAGLALIRPLLAAKAEKPLGTFVMGTVLGDMHDIGQSIVTIMLENAGFRVINLGTDVHPDKFIETAMNEKADLVGFSALLSTTVYYQKVTIDEFEKAGHRNKVGILIGGAPTSQEWADECGANGWGRDAMEAVKLARRLMVEQNREAWA, via the coding sequence ATGACCGACGAACCACAAATCGTCCCGCCGAAGGACTGGGAAAGCCGCGTGCCCGCGGGCTGGGAGTGGCAGACGCTCTGGGAGGCCGTCGAGAGCGGCGACCACAAGTACGCCGACAAGCGCGTGCGCGAGGCGATCGACGCTGGCATCGATGCCAAGGTGATCCTGGACGATGGCCTCTTTCCCGGCTTCAACGTTCAAGGCGACCGCTTCTCGGCCCAGATCATCTTCATTCCGGAGATGCTCATCACGGCCCGCGCCATGAAGGCCGGCCTCGCGCTCATCCGCCCGCTGCTCGCAGCCAAGGCGGAAAAGCCACTCGGCACTTTCGTCATGGGCACCGTGCTCGGCGACATGCACGACATCGGCCAGTCGATCGTCACCATCATGCTGGAGAACGCGGGCTTCCGGGTCATAAACCTCGGCACCGACGTTCATCCCGACAAGTTCATCGAAACCGCGATGAACGAGAAGGCCGACCTCGTCGGCTTCTCGGCGCTGCTCTCGACGACCGTCTACTACCAGAAGGTGACGATCGACGAGTTCGAGAAGGCCGGCCACCGCAACAAGGTCGGTATCCTGATCGGTGGCGCGCCGACGTCCCAGGAGTGGGCCGACGAGTGCGGCGCCAACGGCTGGGGGCGTGACGCCATGGAGGCGGTCAAGCTCGCCCGCCGCCTGATGGTCGA
- a CDS encoding Rieske 2Fe-2S domain-containing protein produces the protein MAEGSWHKVADLDEIGENECRTVKAGGKLVALARTGDGYHALDNRCLHVGGPLGQGAIEDGYIVCPWHGREYDLKTGVCPNIDERIAVYAVETRGDGIYVLISEG, from the coding sequence ATGGCAGAAGGGAGTTGGCACAAGGTCGCCGATCTCGATGAGATCGGCGAAAACGAATGTCGCACGGTCAAGGCCGGTGGCAAGCTCGTTGCTCTGGCACGCACGGGCGACGGATATCATGCCCTAGACAACCGCTGTCTGCACGTCGGCGGACCGCTTGGTCAGGGCGCGATCGAGGACGGTTACATCGTCTGTCCCTGGCACGGTCGTGAGTACGATCTCAAGACCGGTGTCTGCCCCAATATCGACGAGCGCATAGCGGTCTACGCCGTGGAAACGCGTGGCGACGGTATTTATGTCTTGATATCCGAGGGGTGA
- a CDS encoding methyltransferase: protein MSPPLSDEIIAATVAGHGELVPEVVLRLAAHDEAFETFRARAGRAGVGVPYWARAWPGGQALARLVLDRPELVAGRTVVDVGAGSGLAAIAACLAGADDVTAVDRDPFAGLACDINAAANGVSLTRRTADLCDLDVAAGSVLLAGDLWYDRLEALRVTAWLRHRARSGVVVLCGDCRRSHFPRESMVALASYEIAGDEAFERGGRIACGVWSMS from the coding sequence ATGTCGCCTCCCCTCAGCGACGAGATCATTGCCGCGACGGTTGCCGGCCACGGCGAGCTGGTGCCGGAGGTGGTGTTGCGGTTGGCCGCACACGATGAGGCGTTCGAGACATTCAGGGCGCGCGCAGGGCGTGCCGGCGTGGGGGTGCCCTATTGGGCGCGGGCCTGGCCCGGGGGGCAGGCGCTGGCGCGGCTGGTTCTCGACCGACCGGAGCTGGTCGCCGGCCGGACGGTGGTCGATGTCGGGGCGGGCAGCGGGCTGGCGGCGATCGCGGCGTGCCTGGCGGGAGCCGATGACGTGACGGCGGTCGATCGCGACCCGTTCGCCGGGCTGGCTTGCGACATCAACGCGGCGGCAAACGGCGTCAGCCTCACCCGGCGAACCGCGGACCTCTGCGATCTGGACGTGGCGGCGGGCAGCGTGCTGCTGGCGGGTGACCTCTGGTATGATCGGCTCGAGGCGCTGCGCGTCACGGCGTGGTTGCGCCATCGGGCGCGGAGCGGCGTCGTGGTGCTCTGCGGCGACTGCCGGCGGAGCCACTTCCCGCGCGAGAGCATGGTGGCACTCGCCAGCTACGAGATCGCGGGCGACGAGGCCTTCGAGCGTGGTGGCCGGATCGCTTGCGGCGTCTGGTCGATGAGCTGA